TGGAAGCGGTCGCAGCGGATCTCGGGATCGAGGCCGAAACCGACGACGAAAACGAACTCGCGAAGCTCGTCGCCGAGGCCGCGATCGAGGACTTCCAGGGTGCAGGCGAGACACTCAACTGGCTCGACCGGATGCCCGACGAGCAGCGGGAGTTCCTCGAAGAGCAGGGAATCCAGCCGAAACCGAGCGTCGACATGGAGGTGGCCCGGGCGATGCACCGCACAACCCAGGGCAACGACGCCGACCCGGTCCACCTGCTTTCGGGTGCGCTGGAAGCAGGGATGGCCGACGGATACGCCGGCCTCACGATGGGGACGGACCTCCAGGACGTCGTCTTCGGCCGGCCACAGCCGGTCGAGACCGAGGCGAACCTGGGGACGCTCGAAAAAGACCAGGTGAACATCGCGGTCCACGGCCACTCGCCGGTGCTCAGCGAGATTATCGTCGAGATGGCCGAGGAACTGGAGCCGGCGGCCCGCGAGGCCGGCGCCGAGGGGATCAACCTCGTGGGGATCTGCTGTACGGGCAACGAACTGGCCGAGCGGCGAGGGATCCCGCTTGCGGCCCACAGCACCCAGGCCGAACTCGCGGTCACCACCGGCGCGCTCGACGCGATGGTCGCCGACATCCAGTGTATCTGGCCCGGCATCGGCGACGTGATCGAGTGTCATCACACGAAGCTTTTGACCACCACCGACTACGTGCGGATCCCCGGCGCAGAGCACGTCAGTTTCGATCCCGAAACTGCCGAGGCGGACGCCCGCGAGATCGTCCAGCGGGGGATCGACGCCTACGAGGACCGGAACAGCAGACAGGAGTACGACGTCGAGATCCCCGACGAGCGGGCCAGCGCGATGGTGGGCATCTCCGAGGACTACGTGCTGGAGGTGCTGGAGGCCGCCTCGCCCGAGGACCCGGTCGCGCCGGTCGTCGACGCGCTCGAGGCCGGCCAGCTGAAGGGAATCGTCGGGATCGTCGGCTGTCCGAACCCGAAACAACGCACCGCCGACATGACCGAGCGGCTGATCGAGGGGCTGCTCGCGGAGAACGTGCTGCCGATCGTCACCGGCTGCATCGGTCACGTCACCGCGCAGGCGGGCTATCTCGATCCCGCCCGGACCGACGAGCTTGCGGGCGATGGGCTCTCGGAGGTGCTGCACGCGCTCGGTAACGCCGCTGGGCTCGACGGCCCGCTTCCGCCGGTGTGGCACATGGGTTCGTGTGTCGACAACTCCCGGATCGGCAACCTGGTTCGGGCGATCTCGGAGGGCGCCGACGTCCCCACGCGGGAGCTTCCAGTCGCCGCGAGCGCGCCGGAACTCATCGCCGAGAAGGCAGTGAGCATCGGCGCCTGGGCGCTGACGCTGGGCCTGCCGGTCCACACCGCCCCGACGCTGCACATGGATCAAAGCGAGGAGGTGAGCCGGATCATGACCGAGGACCTGAAGGGGATCACCGGCGGCTACGCGATCCAGGAGGAGGATCCCGACGCCGCGATCGACGCGCTCGTGGCGGCGGTCGACGAACGCCGGCTGGCGCTGTTCGACGAGACTGGAGCGTGATATCGGATGTGTGAAGAGTGCGGCTGTCACGACGGCGCGGGACACGCGCACGGTCATCCCCACGGTCACGACCACGACCACGACCACGATCACGATCACGCCGATGTCGAAACCGAGTCGGCCGTCGACGCTCCGTTGCGGATCGCGGTGACCGGGAAGGGCGGCGTCGGGAAGACGACGCTGTCGGCGGCGCTTTCGACCCGGCTCGCGTCGGCAGACGACGTCGTCGCCGTCGACGCCGACCCCGACATGAACCTGGCGGCGACGATCGGCTGCGCGGAGCCGCCGCCGGTCACCGAAAAACGGGATCTCATCGAGGACCGGGCAGGCGGCGACGGGCTCGTGCGGCTCTCCCCCGACGTCGAGGACGTCCTCGAGAGCCACTCGACCCGATTCGGCGACGGGGACCGCGGTCGCCTGCTGACGATCGGCGCACCAGAGGGCGCGAACACGGGGTGTATGTGTGCCGAAAACAGCTTCGTCCAGTCGCTGGTCCGGTCGGCGCTCGACGCCGACTGCGCCGTGCTCGACATGGAGGCCGGCATCGAACACCTGGGTCGCGGGACCGCAGGCGACGTCGACGCGATGATCGTGGTCGTCGGCCCGTCGCAGTCGGCGGTGGAGACCGCAGAGGGGATTCGGGAACTGGCCACGGAGATGGGTGTCGAGGACGTGTACGCGGTCGTCAACCGGGTCCGCGGCGAGGAAGGCGAGACCGTCCGGGAGGCGCTGGCACTGCCAGTGCTGGAGACGGTACCATACGACGAGGACGTTGCCGCGGCGGCGCTTTCGGGAAGGCCACCCGTCGAAGCCAGCGATCGACTGAACGTCGCGGCCGAACGGATTCTCCGGGGGATCGAACGCCGGATCGACGGCGAGTCCTCCCCGTCGGCGCGTCCCGTCGAGGGCGACGACTGATCTGCGGCTGCGGTGACGGCGACGCCTCCCCTCGCGGCGGCGGCGCGATGGACGACGTCACTTCTCGTTTTGTTTCCGCTCCCGGATCGCCTGTCGGGTGAACTGCGGGCGCGCCCGGATCGCCTTCGGCGTGCGGAACGACCGGTAGAGGAACAAAAGCGGCACCACCGTGAGCAGCGCGACTGCCGCCGCGATCCGCCAGTCGGCGCCGAACGCGTAGATGATCGACGCCGAGAGCACGCCGACCGCCGAGAAGATCGTGTACGTGAGCCGCTTTGCGAGCTTCGCGAACACGTCGTGGTCGTCCTCGACGGCGACGTTGACCGAGAGGCTGTCGCGTTCGAGCCGGTCGAGCGTCCGGTCGAGCTTCGGCGGGATCGTGACCATCGCCTCCGCGGTCGACTGGAGCTGTCTGGCGCCCCGTTCGGCCAGTTCCCGGGCGGTCTGCTCGTAGTACCCCTTCTCCGAGAGGTAGTCGGTCGCGACGGAGATGAAATCGAAGTCCTCATCGAGCGTGACACACACCCCTTCCAGGACCGTGACCACCCGGAGGATGAGCGCCAGGTTCCGCGGCAGACGAAGGGGGAACTCGTAGATCGTCGACTCCACGCTGGCGAGCACCTGGTTCACCCGGTACTGTTCGATGTCCTCCCCGCGGGCGTCCGCGATCGCGAGCTCCATCACCTCCCCCATCACCTCCCGGTCGACGTTCGGCGAGATCGTCCCCATCTCGATGAGCGTCTGGAGGATCGCGTCAGTGTCCTGCTGGGCGACCGCGACGTAGAAGTCGACGATCTTGTCCTGGATGAACGGGTCCACCCGCCCCGACATGCCGAAGTCGTAGAAGATGATCGTCCCGTCTTCGGCGACTGCGAGGTTCCCCGGATGTGGGTCGGCATGGAAGACGCCGTCCTCGATGATCATCTGCATGTACACCCGCTGGAGGTCGACCGCGACGTCGGTCCGGTCGAGCCCCATCGCGTCGAGTTCCTCGACATCGGTGATCTTGGTCCCGGGGATGTACTCCATCGTGAGCACTCGCGGGGTGCAGGCGGACTCGACCGACTCCGGGATCACGAGGCTGTCGTTGTCCGCGAAGTTGCCGCGGATCTCTCGAAGGATCGACCGCTCGCGTTCGTAGTCCATCTCCTCACGGATCGTCTTCGCGAACTCGTCGGCGAGGTTCTCCAGCGAGAACGCCCGCCCCTCGCCGATGAACCGCTTCAACACCGGCAACAGCCACCGGATCGCCCGGAGGTCCGCCTCGACCAGCTCTTCGATCCCCGGTCGACGGATCTTGACCGCCACCCGCTGTCCCTCGTAGGTGGCGACGTACACCTGCCCCAGCGATGCGCCGCTTATCGGATCCGTGTCGAACTCGTCGAACGCCTCCGCGACGGGGCCGAGCTCCTCCTCGAGCACCTGTCTGGACTCCACCCACGGCGCCGGGGGGACGTCGTCCTGCAGGCTCGAGATGACGTCGATGTACGCCGGCGGGAGGATGTCCGGACGCGTCGACAGCAACTGACCGAGCTTGATAAACGTCGGCCCGAGCGTGAGAAGCGTCGACAAGAGGATTTCCGCGCGCTCGACCTGGGTCTCGTAGGCGACGTCCCTCGACGCACCGAACAGGAGATACCGTCGTCTGTCCCTCGCGTAGGCGACGATCAGCGGGAAGAACTGGCGGATGATCAGGACGAACCGCCAGTACGCGCGGAGAGTGACCAGCGTGACCACCCGCTACGTTTCGTCGATCGGGATCTCTCTGCGTCCCGCCGCATCGCGTTTGGGAAGCCGGATCTCGAGGACGCCGCCGTCCATCTCCGCCTCCGCCGCGTCGCCGACACAGTCCGGAGGCAACGGGAGTTCGGCGTCGAGAAACAGCGGCCGGTTCTCGCGGACGTACTGGAACCCCTCGGGGGAGACTTTCTCCCGGCGCGCCTCCACGTCGACCCGGTTCGGTTCCGCGATCACTTCCGTCGTCTCCGCGGTCGCCCCGGGGAGATCGATGACGAGCAGATACGCGTCCTCCGATTCGAGCAGATCGGCGAAGATCGCCTCCGGAAGCTCCCGAAGGGCTTCCCGTAACGCGGACATATCCCCGGATACGGGGCGACGGGCGTTAAATGTCGTGGTCGGCGTAGTTGACGCTGCCCGCCCGGCGACGAGAAGACGCCGCTCGGCCGCAAAACCCATACCGGTCGACGTCCTATAGAGCAGTCCCGATGGCAATCGACTCCTACGACGTGTGGCTGTTCGACCTCGACGGCACGGTCGTCGACGTGGAGTGGTCGTACACGCGGGAGCTGTTCGATCGTGTCGGCGACCGGATCGGCCGGGAGTTCACCGACCGGGAGGCGCTCGTCCTCTGGCACGGCCTCGGCGGGGATCGGAACGGGCAGCTGCGCGAGTGGGGACTGGAGCCGACGGGGTTCTGGGAAACCTTCCACGACGAGGAGAACCCACTCGAACGCGCCGACGCCACGTATCTCCATCCCGACGCCGAGCGCCTCATCCGAGAGATCCACGGCCCGATCGGGCTCGTAACTCACAGCCAGGAGTTTCTGGCGTCGCCGGTGCTCGACCGGCTCGACATCCGCGACTGGTTCGATGTCGTCGTCTGCTGTACGGACGAACTCGGCTGGAAACCCGACCCGGCACCGGTGTGGTACGCGCTGGAGTCGATGGGTGCCGCCGACGCCGATCGGGTGGTGCTCGCCGGCGACAGTTCGAGCGACGTCGGCGCCGCCTGGAACGCCGGCCACGACGCCGTCCACGTCGAACGCCACGGCCACGAGAGCCGGGGACGGTGTGTACTCGCCGATTACATGGTCCAGTCGTTCGACGAGTTCCCCCGGGTTCCGCTCGCCGACGCCGATCTGTCCTTCCTCCAAACGTCGGAGGAACCGACGTCGATCGATCGAACCCGAACGCGGGCGAGCGACTGATCGCCGTCCATTCGGTCGATCAGAGACCGGTTAGTCGATCAGAGACCGGTTAGTCGATCAGAGACCAGTCGGTCGATCCAGGTACGTCGTTTCGAGTCCCCACTCGTCGGCGAGCCGTTGCAGTGACCTGACGCCGAACGTCTCGGTCGCGTAGTGACCGGCAAGAACGACAGTGATCCCGGCTTCGCGCGCCTCGTGATACACCTTCGCCTTCCCCTCGCCGGTGACGAGGGCGTCGACGCCGGCGTCGATCGCCTCATCGAGCCAGTCGACCCCCGACCCGGTGACGATCGCCACCTCCGAAAGCTCCGCGGGGCCGAAATCGAGGAGTTGAACCCCACCACCGCCGACGTCGAGGTCGCGTTCGAGCGTCTCCACCAGTTCCTGTGCTCCGACGCCGCCCGGTATCTCCCCGCGCGTTCCGATCCACTCCCCGCTCAGGGTGCCGAACGGCTCGCGATCCCGCACGCCGAGCAGGTCGGCGAGCCCGGCGGCGTTGCCCAGTTCCTGGTGGCCGTCCAGCGGGAGATGCGAGACGTACAGGGCAACGTCCTCCTCGAAAAGCGGCGCCAATCGGGCGTAGTCGCTGCCGGTGACCCGATCGAGCCCGCCCCAGACCAGCCCGTGGTGCGTGACGAGCACGTCCGCGCCGGCGTCTGCGGTCGCCTCGATCGTCTCGGCTGCGGCGTCGACTGCGAACGCGGCGTGATCCACCTCGGGGTCCGAGCCGGCCGCCCCGGCGTCGGGCGAGGGCCCCACCTGGAGCCCGTTCGCGCTCGCGTCGAGGTCGGCGTACGCCTCGGTGTCGAGTCTGTCGTCGAGTTTCGCGGCGAACTCGGAGAGTCGCATGTCCGACGATTGGGCGACGGCGGCTTGAAACCCGCGGCGTCGGAGCGGGAGAGACGAACCGGTAGATGTCGAACGAAAAACCGGAACCGTTTACCTCGTCGTCACACCATCCAGGGACGAATGGGACGGCTCCTCGCGGTCGGACCCCGGCGGCACGCTCTCGACGTGGCGGTCGTCGCCGGCGGCGGCTACCTCGGCGCGAACGGTCGATACGGGATCTCGCTTCTCGTCCCGGGAACGCTGGAGGCGACGCTTCTCGTGAACGTCCTCGGGAGCTTCCTGCTCGGCGCACTCGTGTACAGACGCGTGGTCGTCGGTGCGCTTTCCTCCAGGCTTCGGCTGCTGTTCGGTACCGGATTCCTCTCGTCGTTTACCACCTACAGCACGTTCGTACTCGACGCGACGTCACACCCCGAAAGCGCGGTTCCGTACGTGCTCGCGAGCTACGCGCTCGGATTCGGCGCGGTGCTTCTCGCCCGATGGATACTTCGTCGGCCCGCTACCCCGGGTCGTGGTCGGAACGACGGAGGTGATCGGGAGTGAACTCGCTTCTGGCGGTGCAGTTGGTCGGCCTCGGTGGAGCGCTGGGTTCGGTGCTCCGGTACGGGGCGTACGCGGCGCTGCCGACGGACGGCTACCCGTTCGCGACGCTTCTGGTGAACGTCCTCGGGAGCTTCCTGCTCGGTGTCGTCACCTTCGGCGGTGCGGGTGACGGCGCCGCGCTGTTTGTCGGGGTGGGCGTCTGTGGCGCGTTCACGACGTATTCCTCGTTCAGCGTCGACGTCGTCCGCCTGTGGGAGCGCGGACGACGGAGCCACGCAGCCGCCCACGCCGTCGGAAACCTCGCACTATCGCTTCTCGCCGTCGGCGCCGCGTGGGCTCTCGTCTCGGTGTGAGAGATTCGATCGCCACACCCGACTGCCGGCGTTGCCACTCTCGGTGTGACTTCGTTATATGTCGCTCTGTGGCTCAAAACAACCCAGTGATCCCTCTCTTCGGCTTGTTAGACGGAACGGAGAAAGATCCCTCTCCGCTCTAACGTGTCTCTGCTGTATGAATGGCGAGGCGGCGATCCGGATTTTCCAGAGGTTCGCACACTCCAGTACTCCCCGCAACGCTGGCGGGCTTAACTTCCGTGTTCGGTATGGGTACGGGTGTTCCCCCGCCGCTCTGGCCGCCTCAACACCGACCGACGGACTCGAACCGTCGTCTCTCACCTGTGTCGGCCGCTCACACCTCGCGTCCGTCTCGCTTTGACGCCTTTGTGTCCGTGCAATCCAGCTTCCGCCTGAACCCGCCTCCCGGCGTGGTCGTATACGATGACTGTGGCTCGGTCTGTTAGTTCTCGTGGGCTCAACACCTCGTTCCCTCGGTGCGTACACCCCGAGTCTATCTACCTCCTCTTCTAGGAGGGACCTCTACGGTACCTCTTTTGCGTGTGGGTTTCGAGCTTAGATGCGTTCAGCTCTTACCCCGTGTCGCGTAGCTACCCGGCATCTGCCCTTCCGGACAACCGGTACACCAGTGGCGACCACTCGCAGTTCCTCTCGTACTATGCGAGCGTTCACGGCAGGTACCTCACACCCCCAATAGATAGCAGCCGACCTGTCTCACGACGGTCTAAACCCAGCTCACGACCTCCTTTAATAGGCGAACAACCTCACCCTTGCCCGCTTCTGCACGGGCAGGATGGAGGGAACCGACATCGAGGTAGCAAGCCACTCGGTCGATATGTGCTCTTGCGAGTGACGACTCTGTTATCCCTAAGGTAGCTTTTCTGTCGTACCCCGGGTCCATTGAGGACCCTGGACCGTTCGCTAAACCACGCTCTCGCGTCAGCGTCTCGTGTTAGGAAAGACACTGTCAGGCCACCTTCTGCTCTTGCGCTCTTCTCCGGGGCTCTGACCCGGATGAGGTGACCATTGGGCGCGCTCGATATCTTTTCGAGCACGTACCGCCCCAGTCAAACTGCCCGGCTACCGGTGTTCTCCTCCCGGAGTGAGGGTCGCAGTCACTGACGGGTAGTATTTCACGCTTGCCTCGGTGACGTGCTGGCGCACGTACCTGTG
The Halalkaliarchaeum desulfuricum DNA segment above includes these coding regions:
- the cooS gene encoding anaerobic carbon-monoxide dehydrogenase catalytic subunit, which codes for MSSQTEGEYELPEDRLEESQPQCPFGVGGGCCRICYMGPCRVTDGAHGMDRGVCGATPGTVAARNLYREIAAGAASHADHAREIAEVLEEIADGGLSAYDIQDPEKLEAVAADLGIEAETDDENELAKLVAEAAIEDFQGAGETLNWLDRMPDEQREFLEEQGIQPKPSVDMEVARAMHRTTQGNDADPVHLLSGALEAGMADGYAGLTMGTDLQDVVFGRPQPVETEANLGTLEKDQVNIAVHGHSPVLSEIIVEMAEELEPAAREAGAEGINLVGICCTGNELAERRGIPLAAHSTQAELAVTTGALDAMVADIQCIWPGIGDVIECHHTKLLTTTDYVRIPGAEHVSFDPETAEADAREIVQRGIDAYEDRNSRQEYDVEIPDERASAMVGISEDYVLEVLEAASPEDPVAPVVDALEAGQLKGIVGIVGCPNPKQRTADMTERLIEGLLAENVLPIVTGCIGHVTAQAGYLDPARTDELAGDGLSEVLHALGNAAGLDGPLPPVWHMGSCVDNSRIGNLVRAISEGADVPTRELPVAASAPELIAEKAVSIGAWALTLGLPVHTAPTLHMDQSEEVSRIMTEDLKGITGGYAIQEEDPDAAIDALVAAVDERRLALFDETGA
- a CDS encoding ATP-binding protein, translating into MCEECGCHDGAGHAHGHPHGHDHDHDHDHDHADVETESAVDAPLRIAVTGKGGVGKTTLSAALSTRLASADDVVAVDADPDMNLAATIGCAEPPPVTEKRDLIEDRAGGDGLVRLSPDVEDVLESHSTRFGDGDRGRLLTIGAPEGANTGCMCAENSFVQSLVRSALDADCAVLDMEAGIEHLGRGTAGDVDAMIVVVGPSQSAVETAEGIRELATEMGVEDVYAVVNRVRGEEGETVREALALPVLETVPYDEDVAAAALSGRPPVEASDRLNVAAERILRGIERRIDGESSPSARPVEGDD
- a CDS encoding ABC1 kinase family protein — encoded protein: MVTLVTLRAYWRFVLIIRQFFPLIVAYARDRRRYLLFGASRDVAYETQVERAEILLSTLLTLGPTFIKLGQLLSTRPDILPPAYIDVISSLQDDVPPAPWVESRQVLEEELGPVAEAFDEFDTDPISGASLGQVYVATYEGQRVAVKIRRPGIEELVEADLRAIRWLLPVLKRFIGEGRAFSLENLADEFAKTIREEMDYERERSILREIRGNFADNDSLVIPESVESACTPRVLTMEYIPGTKITDVEELDAMGLDRTDVAVDLQRVYMQMIIEDGVFHADPHPGNLAVAEDGTIIFYDFGMSGRVDPFIQDKIVDFYVAVAQQDTDAILQTLIEMGTISPNVDREVMGEVMELAIADARGEDIEQYRVNQVLASVESTIYEFPLRLPRNLALILRVVTVLEGVCVTLDEDFDFISVATDYLSEKGYYEQTARELAERGARQLQSTAEAMVTIPPKLDRTLDRLERDSLSVNVAVEDDHDVFAKLAKRLTYTIFSAVGVLSASIIYAFGADWRIAAAVALLTVVPLLFLYRSFRTPKAIRARPQFTRQAIRERKQNEK
- a CDS encoding Hsp20/alpha crystallin family protein gives rise to the protein MSALREALRELPEAIFADLLESEDAYLLVIDLPGATAETTEVIAEPNRVDVEARREKVSPEGFQYVRENRPLFLDAELPLPPDCVGDAAEAEMDGGVLEIRLPKRDAAGRREIPIDET
- a CDS encoding HAD family hydrolase; its protein translation is MAIDSYDVWLFDLDGTVVDVEWSYTRELFDRVGDRIGREFTDREALVLWHGLGGDRNGQLREWGLEPTGFWETFHDEENPLERADATYLHPDAERLIREIHGPIGLVTHSQEFLASPVLDRLDIRDWFDVVVCCTDELGWKPDPAPVWYALESMGAADADRVVLAGDSSSDVGAAWNAGHDAVHVERHGHESRGRCVLADYMVQSFDEFPRVPLADADLSFLQTSEEPTSIDRTRTRASD
- a CDS encoding Nif3-like dinuclear metal center hexameric protein; its protein translation is MRLSEFAAKLDDRLDTEAYADLDASANGLQVGPSPDAGAAGSDPEVDHAAFAVDAAAETIEATADAGADVLVTHHGLVWGGLDRVTGSDYARLAPLFEEDVALYVSHLPLDGHQELGNAAGLADLLGVRDREPFGTLSGEWIGTRGEIPGGVGAQELVETLERDLDVGGGGVQLLDFGPAELSEVAIVTGSGVDWLDEAIDAGVDALVTGEGKAKVYHEAREAGITVVLAGHYATETFGVRSLQRLADEWGLETTYLDRPTGL
- a CDS encoding fluoride efflux transporter FluC produces the protein MGRLLAVGPRRHALDVAVVAGGGYLGANGRYGISLLVPGTLEATLLVNVLGSFLLGALVYRRVVVGALSSRLRLLFGTGFLSSFTTYSTFVLDATSHPESAVPYVLASYALGFGAVLLARWILRRPATPGRGRNDGGDRE
- a CDS encoding fluoride efflux transporter FluC, with protein sequence MNSLLAVQLVGLGGALGSVLRYGAYAALPTDGYPFATLLVNVLGSFLLGVVTFGGAGDGAALFVGVGVCGAFTTYSSFSVDVVRLWERGRRSHAAAHAVGNLALSLLAVGAAWALVSV